A region from the Vicia villosa cultivar HV-30 ecotype Madison, WI linkage group LG3, Vvil1.0, whole genome shotgun sequence genome encodes:
- the LOC131656721 gene encoding receptor-like protein EIX1 isoform X2 has product MTTLTTQMSLLLLLLLSITIFHRSLSINDHRMVSCHEKDREILLTFKKGIIDHDGRISTWTTENDCCSWEGIHCDNITRRVTRVELSPPYYVVDEQSKYLKGEMNLCILKLEFLSHLDLNNNEFNKISIPSNHQNITHASKLFFLDLSISFSHSLHMDNLDWLSPLSSLKYLNLSGIDLHKETNWLQAVKKIPSLLELQLQNCNLNNLVLNPSVEYLNFSSLIILDLSYNNITFHLPNSFFNLTKDITYLDLSHNHIPGEIPSSLLNLRNLRHLNLAYNQLRGSIPNEIGQLAHIETLDLSRNMLSGFIPSTLGNLSSLYSLSIGYNNFSGEISKTTFSKLNSLDSLDLSSSNVLFQFDFDWVPPFQLSTLSLSNSNLGPNFPSWIYTQNSLEILDLSSTGISLVDKNKFARFIERINHTLDLSNNSMMGDLSNLTLMGYDLELSHNNFTGGLPNIARAYFVDFSYNSFSGPIPHSWKKLKDLLYINLWCNKLSGEVLVHLSQSTQLLVMNLGENGFSGFIPINMSQELEVVILRGSWISPTIDLFQKGHDYVYQVQPDRRTIDLSVNRFSGKVPMELFRLVQVQTLNLSHNNFMGTIPKTIGGMKNLESLDLSNNMFYGEIPESMSVLNFLDYLNLSHNNFNGKIPTGTQLQSFDASCYFGNPNLCGAPLNNCSTEEENPKNVTPTRRNEDEDSIRESLYLGMGVGFAVGFWGICGSLFLLRKWRHAYYRFVDGVGDKIYVTFMVMMNSFKRN; this is encoded by the exons ATGACCACTCTTACTACACAAATGTCACTTCTTTTGCTCCTTCTTTTATCTATAACCATATTTCACAGAAGTTTGTCTATAAATGATCACAGGATGGTATCATGCCATGAGAAAGACCGGGAGATACTTTTAACTTTCAAAAAGGGAATCATTGATCATGATGGTCGAATTTCAACATGGACAACCGAAAATGATTGTTGTTCTTGGGAAGGGATCCACTGTGACAACATTACTAGAAGAGTTACACGAGTTGAATTATCACCACCTTATTACGTTGTAGATGAGCAATCCAAATATTTAAAAGGTGAGATGAATCTTTGTATTTTAAAACTTGAGTTTCTCAGTCACTTGGATTTGAACAACAATGAGTTTAATAAGATTAGTATTCCATCGAATCACCAAAACATTACACATGCATCTAAACTTTTCTTTCTTGACTTATCCATCAGTTTCAGTCATAGTCTTCACATGGATAATCTTGATTGGCTTTCTCCACTTTCTTCTTTGAAATATCTCAACCTTTCTGGAATTGATCTTCATAAGGAAACCAATTGGCTTCAAGCTGTGAAAAAAATTCCTTCACTATTAGAGTTACAGTTACAAAATTGTAACCTAAATAACCTCGTGCTCAACCCATCTGTTGAATATTTGAATTTTTCTTCACTTATAATTCTTGATCTTTCTTACAACAACATCACCTTTCATTTACCTAATTCATTTTTTAATCTCACCAAAGACATCACCTATCTTGATCTTAGTCACAACCATATACCAGGTGAGATACCTTCAAGCTTGCTAAACCTTCGAAATTTAAGACACCTTAATCTTGCTTATAACCAACTTAGAGGATCTATTCCAAATGAAATAGGCCAATTAGCACATATTGAAACACTTGATCTTTCCAGGAACATGTTAAGTGGTTTCATTCCTTCAACTCTTGGAAACCTCTCCTCCTTATATTCCTTATCTATTGGCTATAATAATTTCTCTGGTGAAATATCAAAAACAACTTTCTCCAAACTCAATAGTTTAGATTCACTAGACTTGAGTAGTTCAAATGTTTTAtttcaatttgattttgattggGTTCCTCCTTTTCAACTTAGTACGCTTTCTTTGAGTAACTCAAATCTAGGCCCAAATTTTCCATCATGGATATATACACAGAACTCATTGGAGATTCTTGATTTATCCAGCACTGGAATTTCATTAGTAGATAAGAATAAGTTTGCGAGGTTTATAGAAAGAATAAACCATACTCTTGATTTGTCAAACAATTCGATGATGGGAGATTTATCAAACCTAACACTAATGGGTTATGACTTAGAATTGAGTCATAATAATTTCACAGGAGGACTCCCTAACATCGCAAGGGCCTATTTCGTTGATTTTTCTTACAACTCCTTTTCAGGACCAATTCCACATAGTTGGAAGAAGTTAAAGGATTTATTGTACATTAACTTGTGGTGCAATAAGTTGTCAGGTGAAGTCCTAGTGCACCTCTCTCAATCGACACAATTGCTAGTCATGAATTTGGGAGAAAATGGATTTTCTGGATTCATACCAATCAACATGTCACAAGAATTAGAAGTGGTCATATTGAGAG GTTCATGGATTAGTCCTACAATTGATTTGTTTCAAAAAGGTCACGATTACGTGTATCAAGTCCAACCTGATAGGCGAACTATTGACCTTTCAGTCAATAGATTTTCAGGAAAAGTACCAATGGAATTATTTCGTCTTGTTCAAGTTCAAACATTAAATTTGTCTCACAATAATTTTATGGGAACAATACCAAAGACAATTGGAGGAATGAAAAATCTTGAATCTCTAGATCTCTCTAATAATATGTTTTATGGTGAAATTCCCGAAAGCATGAGTGTCTTGAACTTTTTAGATTACTTGAATCTATCTCACAACAATTTTAATGGAAAAATCCCAACTGGAACACAACTTCAAAGTTTTGATGCATCTTGCTACTTTGGAAATCCAAACTTGTGCGGAGCTCCTCTAAATAATTGTTCCACAGAAGAAGAAAATCCAAAAAATGTAACACCAACACGAAGGAATGAAGATGAGGACTCTATAAGAGAATCATTATATCTAGGCATGGGAGTTGGATTTGCAGTAGGTTTCTGGGGGATATGTGGTTCTTTGTTTCTTCTTAGAAAATGGAGGCACGCATATTATCGGTTTGTTGATGGAGTTGGGGACAAGATCTATGTAACTTTCATGGTAATGATGAATAGTTTCAAGAGAAATTAA
- the LOC131659041 gene encoding uncharacterized protein LOC131659041: MHFSPTYGGNSTIDAIHKRNYYIIPQNKLGQDIFIRATEASGLQNIIMMPSGDMKAVKVLVSKDMLESHLRGELCKNIRTMVTIIIAEAQFPRVGGSDSQQYVVVVRLSPNPSLPNDALLHQQSARTCGRRENQLFPSDLELVQWNEIFFFKVDSLDIEG; the protein is encoded by the exons ATGCATTTTTCTCCAACATATGGTGGTAACTCTACGATTGACGCAATCCACAAGAGAAATTATTACATAATCCCCCAAAACAAACTTGGTCAGGATATATTTATACGTGCTACGGAAGCCAGTGGACTGCAAAATATAATTATGATGCCATCTGGAGATATGAAGGCCGTGAAAGTACTTGTATCCAAAGATATGCTAGAATCTCATTTGAGGGGTGAACTTTGTAAAAATATAAGAACAATGGTGACGATCATCATAGCAGAAGCACAG TTTCCTCGAGTTGGAGGCTCAGATTCTCAGCAATATGTGGTGGTTGTCCGGCTTTCTCCTAATCCAAGTCTTCCTAATGATGCACTGCTTCATCAACAGAGTGCGCGCACATGTGGGAGAAGGGAAAATCAATTGTTTCCTTCCGATCTTGAGTTAGTCCAGTGGAAtgaaatatttttcttcaaagttgATTCACTA GACATTGAAGGGTAA
- the LOC131656721 gene encoding receptor-like protein EIX1 isoform X1 yields the protein MTTLTTQMSLLLLLLLSITIFHRSLSINDHRMVSCHEKDREILLTFKKGIIDHDGRISTWTTENDCCSWEGIHCDNITRRVTRVELSPPYYVVDEQSKYLKGEMNLCILKLEFLSHLDLNNNEFNKISIPSNHQNITHASKLFFLDLSISFSHSLHMDNLDWLSPLSSLKYLNLSGIDLHKETNWLQAVKKIPSLLELQLQNCNLNNLVLNPSVEYLNFSSLIILDLSYNNITFHLPNSFFNLTKDITYLDLSHNHIPGEIPSSLLNLRNLRHLNLAYNQLRGSIPNEIGQLAHIETLDLSRNMLSGFIPSTLGNLSSLYSLSIGYNNFSGEISKTTFSKLNSLDSLDLSSSNVLFQFDFDWVPPFQLSTLSLSNSNLGPNFPSWIYTQNSLEILDLSSTGISLVDKNKFARFIERINHTLDLSNNSMMGDLSNLTLMGYDLELSHNNFTGGLPNIARAYFVDFSYNSFSGPIPHSWKKLKDLLYINLWCNKLSGEVLVHLSQSTQLLVMNLGENGFSGFIPINMSQELEVVILRGNQFEGNIPTQLFNLPSLFHLDLAHNKLSGSIPDCTYNLTHMITNHLGSWISPTIDLFQKGHDYVYQVQPDRRTIDLSVNRFSGKVPMELFRLVQVQTLNLSHNNFMGTIPKTIGGMKNLESLDLSNNMFYGEIPESMSVLNFLDYLNLSHNNFNGKIPTGTQLQSFDASCYFGNPNLCGAPLNNCSTEEENPKNVTPTRRNEDEDSIRESLYLGMGVGFAVGFWGICGSLFLLRKWRHAYYRFVDGVGDKIYVTFMVMMNSFKRN from the coding sequence ATGACCACTCTTACTACACAAATGTCACTTCTTTTGCTCCTTCTTTTATCTATAACCATATTTCACAGAAGTTTGTCTATAAATGATCACAGGATGGTATCATGCCATGAGAAAGACCGGGAGATACTTTTAACTTTCAAAAAGGGAATCATTGATCATGATGGTCGAATTTCAACATGGACAACCGAAAATGATTGTTGTTCTTGGGAAGGGATCCACTGTGACAACATTACTAGAAGAGTTACACGAGTTGAATTATCACCACCTTATTACGTTGTAGATGAGCAATCCAAATATTTAAAAGGTGAGATGAATCTTTGTATTTTAAAACTTGAGTTTCTCAGTCACTTGGATTTGAACAACAATGAGTTTAATAAGATTAGTATTCCATCGAATCACCAAAACATTACACATGCATCTAAACTTTTCTTTCTTGACTTATCCATCAGTTTCAGTCATAGTCTTCACATGGATAATCTTGATTGGCTTTCTCCACTTTCTTCTTTGAAATATCTCAACCTTTCTGGAATTGATCTTCATAAGGAAACCAATTGGCTTCAAGCTGTGAAAAAAATTCCTTCACTATTAGAGTTACAGTTACAAAATTGTAACCTAAATAACCTCGTGCTCAACCCATCTGTTGAATATTTGAATTTTTCTTCACTTATAATTCTTGATCTTTCTTACAACAACATCACCTTTCATTTACCTAATTCATTTTTTAATCTCACCAAAGACATCACCTATCTTGATCTTAGTCACAACCATATACCAGGTGAGATACCTTCAAGCTTGCTAAACCTTCGAAATTTAAGACACCTTAATCTTGCTTATAACCAACTTAGAGGATCTATTCCAAATGAAATAGGCCAATTAGCACATATTGAAACACTTGATCTTTCCAGGAACATGTTAAGTGGTTTCATTCCTTCAACTCTTGGAAACCTCTCCTCCTTATATTCCTTATCTATTGGCTATAATAATTTCTCTGGTGAAATATCAAAAACAACTTTCTCCAAACTCAATAGTTTAGATTCACTAGACTTGAGTAGTTCAAATGTTTTAtttcaatttgattttgattggGTTCCTCCTTTTCAACTTAGTACGCTTTCTTTGAGTAACTCAAATCTAGGCCCAAATTTTCCATCATGGATATATACACAGAACTCATTGGAGATTCTTGATTTATCCAGCACTGGAATTTCATTAGTAGATAAGAATAAGTTTGCGAGGTTTATAGAAAGAATAAACCATACTCTTGATTTGTCAAACAATTCGATGATGGGAGATTTATCAAACCTAACACTAATGGGTTATGACTTAGAATTGAGTCATAATAATTTCACAGGAGGACTCCCTAACATCGCAAGGGCCTATTTCGTTGATTTTTCTTACAACTCCTTTTCAGGACCAATTCCACATAGTTGGAAGAAGTTAAAGGATTTATTGTACATTAACTTGTGGTGCAATAAGTTGTCAGGTGAAGTCCTAGTGCACCTCTCTCAATCGACACAATTGCTAGTCATGAATTTGGGAGAAAATGGATTTTCTGGATTCATACCAATCAACATGTCACAAGAATTAGAAGTGGTCATATTGAGAGGTAATCAATTTGAAGGGAACATCCCAACACAATTATTCAATCTCCCATCTTTATTTCATTTGGACTTAGCACATAACAAGCTTTCAGGATCTATTCCAGACTGCACTTATAACTTAACTCATATGATTACTAATCATTTAGGTTCATGGATTAGTCCTACAATTGATTTGTTTCAAAAAGGTCACGATTACGTGTATCAAGTCCAACCTGATAGGCGAACTATTGACCTTTCAGTCAATAGATTTTCAGGAAAAGTACCAATGGAATTATTTCGTCTTGTTCAAGTTCAAACATTAAATTTGTCTCACAATAATTTTATGGGAACAATACCAAAGACAATTGGAGGAATGAAAAATCTTGAATCTCTAGATCTCTCTAATAATATGTTTTATGGTGAAATTCCCGAAAGCATGAGTGTCTTGAACTTTTTAGATTACTTGAATCTATCTCACAACAATTTTAATGGAAAAATCCCAACTGGAACACAACTTCAAAGTTTTGATGCATCTTGCTACTTTGGAAATCCAAACTTGTGCGGAGCTCCTCTAAATAATTGTTCCACAGAAGAAGAAAATCCAAAAAATGTAACACCAACACGAAGGAATGAAGATGAGGACTCTATAAGAGAATCATTATATCTAGGCATGGGAGTTGGATTTGCAGTAGGTTTCTGGGGGATATGTGGTTCTTTGTTTCTTCTTAGAAAATGGAGGCACGCATATTATCGGTTTGTTGATGGAGTTGGGGACAAGATCTATGTAACTTTCATGGTAATGATGAATAGTTTCAAGAGAAATTAA